The proteins below come from a single Ictalurus furcatus strain D&B chromosome 27, Billie_1.0, whole genome shotgun sequence genomic window:
- the LOC128602939 gene encoding uncharacterized protein LOC128602939 isoform X2, with the protein MLPVRSVYPLVFGKTMNSDKHFMDRLRSEVKLHEVDSQNDCDVLIAFVPIVSRAGTDIQAALERIPKHSYKRVVLVSLHHTYDPNHIAPDSRHSVHRNDVFAVDCLYHEDMGLLNSRTNDEALKRVIKHLGGETPYKGADKTELIHWLCAVLSIFLFYFVLPEGYSFFTFLILEISLLIIISVSLRYYSLYKWTLWIFIGINAVLILVIQSSTKESVHELNDATEHSQNM; encoded by the exons TACGCAGTGTCTACCCTTTGGTTTTTGGGAAAACCATGAACTCCGATAAGCACTTTATGGATCGTCTCAGATCCGAAGTGAAGCTACATGAAGTGGACTCGCAGAATGACTGTGATGTCCTCATTGCTTTCGTCCCGATTGTGTCTCGAGCTGGAACGGACATTCAAGCTGCTCTTGAAAGAATTCCCA aaCATTCATACAAGCGCGTCGTTCTGGTGTCTCTCCACCACACATATGATCCTAATCACATCGCACCAGACAGCAGACACTCTGTTCACAGGAATGACGTGTTTGCTGTGGACTGTCTCTATCATGAAGACATGGGACTGCTGAACTCTCGAACCAATGATGAGGCACTGAAAAGAGTAATAAAGCATCTAGGAGGAGAAACACCATATAAG GGTGCGGACAAGACCGAACTGATTCATTGGTTATGCGCCGTGCTGagcatctttcttttttactttgttcTGCCAGAAGGGTACAGCTTCTTCACCTTCTTAATTTTGGAGATATCGCTGCTGATTATCATATCTGTGTCCCTGAGATACTACAGCCTTTACAAGTGGACTCTTTGGATTTTTATTGGTATAAACGCTGTCCTCATACTTGTTATTCAGAGTTCCACTAAGGAGTCTGTGCATGAGTTGAATGATGCCACTGAACACAGTCAAAACATGTGA
- the LOC128602939 gene encoding uncharacterized protein LOC128602939 isoform X1, producing MLPVRSVYPLVFGKTMNSDKHFMDRLRSEVKLHEVDSQNDCDVLIAFVPIVSRAGTDIQAALERIPTEHSYKRVVLVSLHHTYDPNHIAPDSRHSVHRNDVFAVDCLYHEDMGLLNSRTNDEALKRVIKHLGGETPYKGADKTELIHWLCAVLSIFLFYFVLPEGYSFFTFLILEISLLIIISVSLRYYSLYKWTLWIFIGINAVLILVIQSSTKESVHELNDATEHSQNM from the exons TACGCAGTGTCTACCCTTTGGTTTTTGGGAAAACCATGAACTCCGATAAGCACTTTATGGATCGTCTCAGATCCGAAGTGAAGCTACATGAAGTGGACTCGCAGAATGACTGTGATGTCCTCATTGCTTTCGTCCCGATTGTGTCTCGAGCTGGAACGGACATTCAAGCTGCTCTTGAAAGAATTCCCA cagaaCATTCATACAAGCGCGTCGTTCTGGTGTCTCTCCACCACACATATGATCCTAATCACATCGCACCAGACAGCAGACACTCTGTTCACAGGAATGACGTGTTTGCTGTGGACTGTCTCTATCATGAAGACATGGGACTGCTGAACTCTCGAACCAATGATGAGGCACTGAAAAGAGTAATAAAGCATCTAGGAGGAGAAACACCATATAAG GGTGCGGACAAGACCGAACTGATTCATTGGTTATGCGCCGTGCTGagcatctttcttttttactttgttcTGCCAGAAGGGTACAGCTTCTTCACCTTCTTAATTTTGGAGATATCGCTGCTGATTATCATATCTGTGTCCCTGAGATACTACAGCCTTTACAAGTGGACTCTTTGGATTTTTATTGGTATAAACGCTGTCCTCATACTTGTTATTCAGAGTTCCACTAAGGAGTCTGTGCATGAGTTGAATGATGCCACTGAACACAGTCAAAACATGTGA